In Nocardia sp. NBC_01327, the genomic stretch TCGGCCCGGTCACCGCGGGCGCGATCGCCGAGCACACCGGGCTGACCACGGGGGCGGTCACCGGTTTGGTGGACCGCCTGGAGAAGGCCGGTTACGCCCGGCGCACCCGAGACTCGCACGACCGGCGCAAGGTCCTGGTCGAACTGATCCCCAATGAGCGAGCCGACGCCGTCCTCGCCTCCATCTTCATCCCCTTCGGTGCGGATATGACGGAATTGGCCACCCGATACACCCTGGCCGAGCTGCACGCCATCACCGACTGGATTCACCGGACCACCGACATCCTGGTGGCCAACACCCGCCGAATCTCCGCCCCGGACTTCACACCTGAGGCGTAGCCAGGGGATGCGCGCCCTGGATTCGATCGACTCGGTGCGAATTGTCCCGGGGTTGGGCCGAGCCGGCGGCATGTCCAGGAGCGCGATGGCCGCTGTGTCACAACGCTATTGGGTGAACCGAAGCCAGATCTGTCAGACTGGTCGGCTGAATGTCGGCTGATGGTTCGTGGGGAGTGGATATGCGGGAGATTCCTGAGTGGGCGAAGCAGAATTCGTGGGGAGTGCGATTCGACTGGGGTTTGCCGGGCGCGCTGGCGCTCGGGCCGGGCAGCGCGGCGGTGGTGGTGATCGATGTGCTCTCGTTCACCACATCGGTATCGGTTGCCGTCGAGGCCGGGACGAAGGTGCTGCCGTATCCGTGGCGCGA encodes the following:
- a CDS encoding MarR family winged helix-turn-helix transcriptional regulator, with protein sequence MTQEVTSDQPGDSTLLGREFASAMVNFHAATGKLLGLSAIERKCMDTLQRLGPVTAGAIAEHTGLTTGAVTGLVDRLEKAGYARRTRDSHDRRKVLVELIPNERADAVLASIFIPFGADMTELATRYTLAELHAITDWIHRTTDILVANTRRISAPDFTPEA